A region from the Pogoniulus pusillus isolate bPogPus1 chromosome 13, bPogPus1.pri, whole genome shotgun sequence genome encodes:
- the LOC135180342 gene encoding chemerin-like receptor 1, with translation MESISSSPSPFPATMQPENTTTHEYYSGLQKSMHILSMVVYSIACLLGVTGNGLVIWIAGFKMKKTVNSVWFLNLAIADFIFTFFLPLSIVYTALGFHWPFGKLLCKLNSTIAFLNMFASVFLLTVISMDRCVSVAFPVWSHNCRSPELAAKIALGTWVLALLLSSPYLVFRDTVVSSRNITTCYNNFALSDDYTSEATRRLWRMRHKAMIITRFLCGFLIPFTVILSCYSIVAVKLKRRQLASSAKPYRIIIAVTASFFLCYFPYHVFSLLEISKNSSSHEMKMALYIGIPLVSSLAFFNSCINPILYVFIGPDFKEKFCQSILSTFEGAFSEETLLGSLTSRRKSRSASEVEVPRA, from the coding sequence ATGGAGAGTATCTCTTCTTCCCCTTCACCCTTCCCTGCCACCATGCAGCCTGAGAACACCACCACCCATGAGTACTACTCGGGCCTCCAGAAGAGCATGCATATCCTCTCCATGGTGGTGTACAGCATCGCCTGTTTGCTGGGGGTGACAGGGAACGGCCTTGTCATCTGGATTGCAGGCTTCAAGATGAAGAAGACGGTGAACTCTGTCTGGTTCCTCAACCTGGCCATTGCTGACTTCATCTTCACCTTTTTCCTGCCTCTCAGCATTGTGTACACTGCCCTAGGCTTCCACTGGCCATTTGGGAAGCTCCTGTGCAAGTTGAACAGCACCATTGCTTTCCTCAACATGTTTGCCAGCGTCTTCCTCCTGACGGTCATCAGCATGGACCGCTGCGTTTCTGTGGCCTTTCCCGTCTGGTCTCACaactgcaggagcccagagctggcagccaaGATTGCACTGGGAACGTGGGTCCTGgctctcctcctcagctccccgTACCTCGTCTTTCGGGACACTGTGGTCAGCTCCAGGAACATCACCACCTGCTATAACAATTTTGCACTGTCTGATGACTACACGTCAGAGGCAACACGGAGGCTGTGGCGGATGCGGCACAAAGCCATGATCATAACACGGTTCTTGTGTGGGTTCCTCATCCCCTTCACAGTCATCCTCAGCTGCTACAGCATCGTTGCTGTCAAGCTGAAAAGGCGGCAGCTGGCCAGCTCGGCGAAGCCGTACCGAATTATCATCGCTGTCACCGCCTCATTTTTCCTTTGTTATTTCCCCTACCATGTCTTCTCCTTGCTGGAAATATCCAAAAACTCTTCCAGTCATGAGATGAAAATGGCTCTTTACATAGGGATCCCCTTGGTTTCCAGCCTTGCTTTCTTCAACAGCTGCATCAACCCTATCCTCTATGTGTTCATAGGGCCAGATTTCAAGGAGAAGTTTTGCCAGTCCATCCTGTCGACCTTTGAAGGGGCCTTCAGTGAGGAGacgctcctgggcagcctgactaGCAGGAGAAAGTCCAGGTCTGCTTCGGAGGTGGAGGTCCCAAGGGCCTGA